A single genomic interval of Pseudochaenichthys georgianus chromosome 3, fPseGeo1.2, whole genome shotgun sequence harbors:
- the LOC139433639 gene encoding uncharacterized protein, whose product MDIRDTNIHIKPTHPPTHQPPTHPPTHQPTHPPTQPTNQPTNPPTHHHPPNQPTNQPTNQPTHQPTHPPTNQPTNHQPTNQPTNQPTTNPPTHPPTHQPTNPPTHQPPTNHPPTNPPTHQPTHPPTHPTHQPTHQPTNQPTQPTQPTNPPTNQPTNPPTNPPTNQPTNPPTNQPTNQPTNQPTNQPTNQPTNPPTQPTNQPTNQPTNPPTQPTNPPTNPPTHQPTNQPTNQPTNQPTNQPTNQPTHPTHQTNQPTNQPTNPPTNQPTHQPTNQPTNPPTHQPTNPTHPPTNQPTQPTNQTHPPTTHQPTNQPTNQPTNQPTNQPTNQPTNQPTHQPTNQPTHQPTNQPTHQPTNQPTHQPTNPPTNQPTIQKVHLQHYWEIAFKNVV is encoded by the coding sequence ATGGATATAAGAGATACAAATATACATATAAAAccaacccacccacccacccaccaaccacccacccacccacccacccaccaaccaacccacccacccacccaaccCACCAACCAACCCACCAACCCACCAACCCACCACCACCcacccaaccaaccaaccaaccaaccaaccaaccaacccacCCACCAAccaacccacccacccaccaaccaaccaaccaaccaccaaccaaccaaccaaccaaccaaccaaccaaccaccaACCCAccaacccacccacccacccaccaaccaaccaacccacCAACCCACCAACCACCAACCAACCACCCACCAACCAACCCACCAACCCACCAAccaacccacccacccacccaccccacCCACCAACCCACCCACCAACCCACCAACCAACCCACCCAACCCACCCAACCCACCAAcccaccaaccaaccaacccacCAACCCACCCACCAAcccaccaaccaaccaacccacCAACCCAcccaccaaccaaccaaccaaccaaccaaccaaccaaccaaccaaccaaccaaccaaccaaccaaccaacccacCCACCCAAcccaccaaccaaccaaccaaccaacccacCAACCCACCCACCCAACCAACCAACCCACCCACCAACCCACCAAcccaccaaccaaccaaccaaccaaccaaccaaccaaccaaccaaccaaccaaccaaccaaccaaccaaccaacccacCCAACCCAccaaaccaaccaaccaaccaaccaacccacCAAcccaccaaccaaccaaccaacccacCAAcccaccaaccaaccaaccaacccacCAAcccaccaaccaaccaacccaaCCCAcccaccaaccaaccaacccacCCAACCCACCAACcaaacccacccacccaccacccaccaaccaaccaaccaacccaccaaccaaccaaccaaccaaccaaccaaccaaccaaccaaccaaccaaccaaccaaccaacccacCAAcccaccaaccaaccaacccacCAAcccaccaaccaaccaacccacCAAcccaccaaccaaccaacccaccaaccaaccaacccaccaaccaaccaaccaaccattcAAAAAGTTCATCTTCAACACTATTGGGAAattgcatttaaaaatgtagTGTAG